The Ooceraea biroi isolate clonal line C1 chromosome 3, Obir_v5.4, whole genome shotgun sequence genome contains the following window.
TTTTCATCTATCGTCACGCGTCTGTGACGCAAATGAGGCCACGCCGACTCCAATGTCACTGATGCAATCGACACGCAGATGCATGTAGACAGACGAGACAAGACAAGACAAGACAAGACAACACAACACAACATAACGCAACGCAGCACTTGTTGCAATCGGCGATGATAGGAGACGCTCATTATCTCGCGCGTGGAATTCCACGCTAAATCGCCGTAATCGAGTCCCGGGTGGGATTATTCGGCTAATTACGACGTCGGATCACTGGAGTAATTAGACGTGGCATCGTATCGTTCCCCGAGCGTGACGATTACGACTGACGCTGACAAAACGATTACGCAAGAACGCGCAATTGCGACTTGCTCGGAGCTCACGGCGTAGCGCGGTCTCGCCTACGGTGTTCCCACGATATTGGGGTCGCGAGGAGACTGAAGTCCAATCGACACCATATAATTCGATGAATTTTAGCGTCGTCTCTCGCGAGGAGGAGGAACGCCCTCGGTGCGCGATTATGAGCGTGTAAATATGGTACCGGGCGCGCTGTCCCCGGCCCGATTTGGCAATCCGTGTACATCTCGGATGGATTTGGCAACGAACACGCAATGAGAAGAAAGGAGGACTGCCCGCGCCGGATCCAATATTTGCTGAACCTTCTTCTCCGGCGAACCTGACTTTGGAGCATCATCCTCGTTGTTCGCTCTACGTGACTCGGGAGAAAATCTCGAAAGGAGAGAGGCTCTGAGGGCGGAAGAGCCGATTTTCCGCCAAACAATCGAGTAATCCCGGATTACTTTTCCGGATTTCCCCTTGacctaataatattaatgagcgATAAAACGGATGTCGGACTTTCCGGGGGCGACACTCTCGATAATCTCGGTAATCTGCTTTGCTAAGCACGGTTCAGCTGCTTCGAGAAGAAGTTGGCGAAACATCACTCGCAATTTGCTTTATGTCAGGCACGAGTGGGGCTTACAGATTTTACAGCATCGCTGGCCTTGGCACAGAAAAATCTCTCTCGTCGTAAAGGCGGTTCTAATTAATTGCAACTTGTATCGAGCTTTTTTCGTGCCTTTTCCGAGTCGCCAACTAgccaagtttttttttatagtggACATTTACCAACGTTCGAGTGACGCTATGagctttaatataatacaattcagAGTTTCTTCACTGAAGCTGCGGGGAGTTTGTCAATACTTGCGCAACTGCTTGGCAGCttctttaattctttttcagTTGCTGGTAGCAACAATTATATTAGTCACCACGGAAACGTGCTGTGCAATAATTTTCTATGCTTCGTCGTGTCTCTCGATCAAAGATTACGATTATTTGGGTCGCGGACACCGGCGAATTATCCGCTTGATCCTTCCGCTCTTGATAGGTCCCCCTGACCTTCTCTCTCGCGGCCTCtcttgttttctctttctccatctgtctcgttctctctgtctttcttcctTGTCTAAtactctctctgtctctttgtcGCTTGCTGGTTTCGCCATTGCCGTCATCTACCATCGTAGAAtggtatatataatactattgcAGTATTATACGCAATATTGCAGTACGTTACTTTGATCATCGGATTCgcagaaataaataagaattgaaaattgacgaaaatttattcttacaaaatcGAACGTGTAAAATcgaattaaacaattaaacattcaaattaaatattctcaGATGTGATTTATTCTCTTCGGAGATAAAACTTTGATGACCTCATTTGTTgcttaacaataaaatatgcatacgATGTGTCGTTAATTATagagttttaattattgatagctctctattattatatatagacactagtattgattattgatatatattgataCTATAAAAGCAAATCGAATTATTGCATAATGGATTACATGTGCCTGTTCGTTTTACGTTTCAGATCTTTTTCCGTAAATATACGAGAAAATGAGCGACAACGCTGGTGGCGAGACAAGCGACGAGAAAACGGATCCGGGTGCTAGCAGGCACGGGAACTTCATGAATTATTACCAATTCCATCTTGCGGAAGAGCGCGTGCGGCAACTTCCGTGTAGTGTGTGGCAGCGGCGACGGGTCGCTCATCCGCACCGGAAATACGCGGGTCTAGACGTCGGTTGTAACACCGGGGTAAGAGAACAGCGACGCGGCTGTTTATCGGGGACTGGGCCAGCCGAAGTAGGATGACTCGGTCTGCGCGATCCGAAACTACAAACGGCGCGTCTAATTTTGGTTGAGCTATCCCTTTTCAGGTATCGCTCGCGCGGGCATCCGTTTCCGGAATCCGGATATCCTTTGTCCTTATTCGAAATTTCCTGCACGTGCTCGCTGGCTGTCCTGCTCGTTTgacactctttctctctctcttttttttctagtaAAACTAACACGTTTTTCTAATTATACGAAATGCTGTCGTGTTTTTGCCGGATAATTTGAAACAGAACCGCTGCTGCGAAAGCACAATGGTGactaattaaattatgctGCAGCTACTATTTTGTACTTTAAATTAGGTACAGATTCGATGATCCATCTTGATAAATTGTTTTCGCATTACTGAATTAATTGCATACTAACAGTAAATTTCTTCTCACTTAATATCTCCCAGAGTACTTTTTAAGCAAACACCAATTAAAAGATTTCATCTCAATACTTAAGTTTGTTTAGAAATAGTTATTACAAAGTGTGTAATGCAAGGAATATTGAATTTCCGCAGACTGTGAGCTCGAATCGATTTTACGTTCCCCGCGTGACTAAAAgcgcatatacacacacacacacacaaccgGGTCTGACGTACTTACGTTTAATTCCGCTTACGGCATTTGCAGGATCTCACGTACGTTCTGCACGACTTCCTCGAGAAGGCCATGTCTCAAGATCAGCCCGAGATCTCCTTAATCGGCGTGGACCTGGACCCGATTCTGAtcgagagagcgcgcgagcgcaatcCGCGCCCGGATCGCCTGACCTTCGAGTGTCTGGACTTTTTGTCGGTGGACCGGACGGGCGAAACTCTGAGGAAGCACCTGACGCAGCTTGATAAGACGCGCTTCGACGTGGTGTTCTGCTTCTCGATCACCATGTGGATCCACCTAAATCACGGTGACGAGGGTCTGGAGGAGTTCCTGCGCAGAGCCTGTGACCTGACGGAGATGATCGTCGTCGAGCCGCAGCCTTGGCGGTGTTACAGGAAGGCCGCGAGAAGGCTGCGGAGGGCGGGCTTGGAGGCGTTTCCGCTGCTGGACGAACTGAGATACACCGGCGATACGATAAAGCATGTAGGCGACGTTTTGACGAGACTATGCGGCTTCGAGAAGGTCACGATGAGCGCGAGAAACGAGTGGGGTCGCATGGTTTTGATCTACGAGAGGAGACGGCAATCGTGAAAGATCTCATAACTAGACAAATATATGCACGTATATTACGTCGAGAGTGTGAACGTTGTGCGAAGTGTACACTGCTGGTGGACGTGACGAtcagttaattttatttttattttatttttgagaaGGAAAGGCAAGTTTCAGgcgtatatttataaacattattattacatattatcgAATAAATGTCATTTTACAAAGAATTATGCGaagtaatttatacaaaatgaaaaatgttttaaacaaattatttataattttctttgaaatttccaaggtctttaaaaaattatgacgATAAAGTAGTACGTACAATTATCCAaagtaaagttataataaagaatcGCAACATCGACGCGAGATAGCGACTGTCAGTTATCGATGCTCGGACAGGAAGCTTCCTTCATTATCGGCGCAGTTAAGACGTACGACATGGAAGTTTAATTCGTCCGAGCCAGTCGCGGCGTGTGTTGACAAGGTGTTTCGTGATATATCGTACGTTAGTCAAGACGAGGCTGGATGTAAATAGAGGgaaaataatacatgtattCCCCACATCACGATTTACGTGGACACGTTTTGCCGCGCGTGCAAGAGTAGTTGCCGTTCGATTCAGTGCTAACTTCACTTCTCTCGAGTTACAGTGCAGATCTTTAACACACCAACCGTAACCGAGAGTAAAACACAAGAATAACGATATGAGCTCTGCGACTAAGGTGACACTTGCTGATGATTTCGGGGTTTCCGGCTAACATTTGTGCTTAGATAGTCTTAACTGTATACATTGTGATATTGCTCGTAATAGAAATGGATCGTAAAACGATGGTCGTAATATATCAAAGAAGTTGTGTTTACCCACGACCGGCGTTAAATCGCACGCTTGTGTTTATCGTCCCGTTTACTTGTAGGTGGCTGAGATTTTCACCGCAGCCGGCGTGGCCTTCAACAAGCTGGGGGAGCTCACGATGCAACTGCACCCAACGTCGGACTCGCAAGCGGGGTAAATCACAGACATCATCATCTATAGCACTATCTCGCAGTCGAGGAAACACGTGCGATTACAAGTAGTAGTAGACAAAAGTTTCTAGTCTTAGCGTCACCCGAGCAAAAACTGCGAATAATCCTGCCTTCTAAGCTGTACGAGCAGTCGCTGGTCACTGGTTCTGCATGGGATGATCAAGGAAGCATGATTATTGTGGTGAAATGTGTTTTAATACAGGATGACACTCCGATGGTGCCCACTtcgcgattaattcgacaattCTCAGCGTCGTTATTAAGGAACTTTATTCACGAGATCTTCATCATTTCTGAAACTACGAGAAATATAGAGACATCATCCATATCATCAAGCATATCATTTCTtgcacttttattaataatctttttttggTAAATTTGTCATGTACAATGTAGGAGCGTCATCCTGTATAACTGCAGGCTCTGTGCTctctttcataatttttctatctctctcgatGCATAGTAAATGGAATGATGAGGACATTGAGATGCTTCGTCAGTCAGTAAGAGTCTTCAGCGAAGAGTTACAGAGAATAAGCGCGCACATCAAGAGTCGGACGGTGTAAGTTTCAAAGGTTGCCGCTGAGGCCAGTCTCGGCCCAAGTCTCATGACGATTCTATTGCTGTTGTTTCCAGCACGCAAATACGTACTACGCTGAAGAAAAAGGCGTTCGAGGAGGCTGGAATGACCGTCAGGCCAACCAAACAAGCAATTCTGCCTCAGCAGACGCAGCAGGCAACCCTGgctcagcagcagcagcaggttGCGAAGCAGCAGTCAACATCGGGGAACCAAGGCTTGATGGGAAAATCGGCGGAAGTCACGCTGAACATGCTAAACGCGCCCGAGACGGAGGTGGACGTCGAGGGCCTACCGGAGGAGTGTCAGGTCAAATTGGAATTCGAGGAGGGACCTACTGAGGAAGTTAGCAGTTAAATTAGCTAAACGATTATTATCGATAACGAATCCATTTCTTACTATCTAATTGTTCATCGATCATTGGAAGTTTCTCAACTACGATACGATAACGACTTAAGTATAAGCTCATAAGTtatctttttacaataaatacatGGAAATCCACGCACAGTTTCGTCAGTATCAACGTTTCTCCATACGAAACCGTACGAATTCAGGatatgaaaaatggaaaatcatgaAAAGAGCTACTTGGCATAGAATTCTCGTGCCAAGCGCCCATTTTTTTAGATTTCATGGGGCAtaccagagagaaacctgagagcggccaccagcctcctgacgtttggcgccgcctgacaaagtggacgtgaactagttcgttacgctcggtaatgatacatgattcgtgtccaaactattcataaggaagctttcccatgtaaactctactttcgaacgagtcatagtgcgtccgaaagggaaggtaaaaatattaatgtcgtgttcgagggtttgggtgtatgagccttggtttcggagaaatttacatctaaaagtgagcattttccagcggtacggaaagtaccatgaatagctacaattCGGCGTGAAACGCGATAGTCTatggctaagcgcgagactcgtattttgccatccgcgcaagttgggttcgagaccgagttgtgataattttttcttcggatttttgtttctttgtgtttgcattatatttttttattatgtaaataatgatttattatgttttattatattttggaggtatacgtatatgtataatgaaacataaacatatacatttaacatttgtaaactttttatttatttatatagtttgcatactgtcgagtgtttatttattataaaattctgactcattaaaaaaaagtgtcacaacctctgtgcctatgactgtaTAGTGTTGCGgacgaaaatttatataaaagcatttatgttttttatgcttttatataaattttccatctgcaacactgtacagttatgtcagaattttataataaataaacactcgacagtatacaaactatataaataaataaaaagtttacaaatgttaaatgtatatgtttatgtctcattatatacgtatacaccttcaaaatataataaaacataataaatcattatttacataataaaaaaatataatgcaaacacaaagaaacaaaaatccgaaaaaaa
Protein-coding sequences here:
- the LOC105276998 gene encoding chromatin complexes subunit BAP18 isoform X2 yields the protein MDRKTMVAEIFTAAGVAFNKLGELTMQLHPTSDSQAGKWNDEDIEMLRQSVRVFSEELQRISAHIKSRTVTQIRTTLKKKAFEEAGMTVRPTKQAILPQQTQQATLAQQQQQVAKQQSTSGNQGLMGKSAEVTLNMLNAPETEVDVEGLPEECQVKLEFEEGPTEEVSS
- the LOC105276996 gene encoding probable RNA methyltransferase CG11342, which produces MSDNAGGETSDEKTDPGASRHGNFMNYYQFHLAEERVRQLPCSVWQRRRVAHPHRKYAGLDVGCNTGDLTYVLHDFLEKAMSQDQPEISLIGVDLDPILIERARERNPRPDRLTFECLDFLSVDRTGETLRKHLTQLDKTRFDVVFCFSITMWIHLNHGDEGLEEFLRRACDLTEMIVVEPQPWRCYRKAARRLRRAGLEAFPLLDELRYTGDTIKHVGDVLTRLCGFEKVTMSARNEWGRMVLIYERRRQS
- the LOC105276998 gene encoding chromatin complexes subunit BAP18 isoform X1 — its product is MSSATKVAEIFTAAGVAFNKLGELTMQLHPTSDSQAGKWNDEDIEMLRQSVRVFSEELQRISAHIKSRTVTQIRTTLKKKAFEEAGMTVRPTKQAILPQQTQQATLAQQQQQVAKQQSTSGNQGLMGKSAEVTLNMLNAPETEVDVEGLPEECQVKLEFEEGPTEEVSS